In a genomic window of Pleurocapsa sp. PCC 7319:
- a CDS encoding sulfotransferase, with product MSMPNFLIIGAAKAGTTALYHSLKVHPQIYMSPVKEPKFFAFEGVQVDWQGPGDQEAFSNYITDIKDYHKLFEEVSHEIAIGEASPWYICSPRAAERIQYHIPDVKLIAILRDPADRAYSQFLHLVRNGREVLTDFTQALQEEEYRVSKNWGWTWQYRNRGFYYNQLKPYFDRFNHDQIKVYLYEDWNADPINILKDIFQFIGVEENFVPNISSRHNVSVIPKNKYLHNVLTKPNLLKSILKPLIPNGIRYDLINRLKSQNLTKPPLLPQVRKQLIQVYREDILKLQDLIHRDLSKWLQ from the coding sequence ATGTCGATGCCAAATTTCCTCATTATAGGTGCAGCTAAAGCTGGAACGACTGCATTGTATCATTCTCTAAAAGTGCATCCCCAAATTTATATGAGTCCTGTAAAGGAACCAAAATTTTTTGCTTTTGAGGGAGTACAGGTTGATTGGCAAGGCCCAGGCGATCAAGAAGCATTTAGTAATTATATTACTGATATCAAAGATTACCATAAGCTTTTTGAAGAAGTTTCCCATGAGATCGCTATTGGAGAAGCTTCTCCTTGGTATATTTGTAGTCCGAGAGCTGCTGAAAGAATACAATATCACATACCTGATGTAAAACTGATCGCTATACTTCGCGATCCTGCTGACAGGGCATACTCTCAGTTCTTACATCTTGTACGCAATGGTCGTGAAGTTCTTACTGATTTTACCCAAGCTTTACAAGAAGAAGAATACCGTGTAAGCAAAAACTGGGGATGGACTTGGCAATATAGAAATAGAGGTTTTTATTATAATCAGCTAAAGCCATATTTTGATAGATTTAATCACGATCAAATTAAAGTTTATCTATACGAAGACTGGAATGCTGATCCCATTAATATCCTCAAAGATATCTTTCAATTCATAGGGGTTGAGGAAAACTTTGTTCCAAATATTTCCTCAAGACATAATGTATCTGTTATTCCTAAAAACAAATACTTGCATAATGTATTAACTAAGCCCAATTTGCTTAAATCAATTCTAAAGCCTCTTATCCCAAATGGAATCAGATATGATCTTATCAATAGGCTAAAAAGTCAAAATCTCACCAAACCACCACTCTTGCCACAGGTGCGTAAACAGTTGATCCAGGTTTACCGAGAAGACATATTGAAGCTACAAGACTTGATTCACCGCGATCTCTCAAAATGGCTACAGTGA
- a CDS encoding hybrid sensor histidine kinase/response regulator — protein MPVTKLIKDNYILAVDDIPDNLLLVQLALEQEGHQVVLAHNGETALKQVKQAPPSLILLDVMMPGMDGYEVTRRIRQDKNIPFIPILLVTARAESSLVEGLDAGADEFVRKPFQIDELQARVRSMLRLKETIDQRENFVSCLTHDLRTPLVAANRMLDLITQQAFGEVTCEQEEAIANIVSSNQNMLKMLNTLLETHHYELGQKSLSFIPVDMQQLISEVVTELEPLAIDKNIELQHNLEHDVAEIQGDRLELRRVITNLIGNAIKFTDTGSVKVSLSQNETEILIQVVDSGIGISPQEQKTIFQRYHQGNHRRSGKGLGLYLCQQIINAHHGEIKVRSRIDEGTTFTFSIPKP, from the coding sequence ATGCCTGTTACGAAACTCATTAAAGATAATTATATTCTGGCAGTTGATGATATTCCTGACAATCTTTTATTAGTTCAATTGGCTCTCGAACAAGAGGGTCATCAGGTCGTCTTGGCTCATAATGGAGAAACAGCATTAAAGCAAGTTAAACAAGCACCTCCTAGTTTGATTTTATTGGATGTGATGATGCCTGGAATGGATGGCTACGAAGTTACACGTCGTATTCGTCAAGACAAAAATATTCCTTTTATTCCCATACTTTTAGTTACTGCGCGAGCAGAATCTAGTCTGGTAGAAGGATTAGATGCAGGAGCAGATGAATTTGTCCGCAAACCATTTCAAATTGATGAATTACAAGCTAGAGTGCGTTCAATGTTACGTCTCAAGGAAACTATCGATCAAAGAGAAAATTTTGTCTCTTGTCTAACTCATGACTTACGTACTCCCTTGGTAGCTGCTAATCGAATGCTAGATCTAATTACTCAACAGGCTTTTGGTGAAGTTACCTGTGAGCAGGAAGAAGCGATCGCCAATATTGTCAGCAGCAATCAAAATATGCTAAAAATGCTCAACACTTTGTTAGAGACTCATCACTACGAGTTAGGACAAAAAAGTCTTAGTTTTATTCCTGTGGATATGCAACAGCTTATTTCTGAGGTCGTTACCGAACTCGAACCTTTAGCCATAGATAAAAATATTGAGTTACAACACAATTTAGAACATGATGTAGCTGAAATTCAGGGCGATCGCTTAGAGTTACGTCGGGTAATTACTAATTTAATTGGTAATGCGATCAAGTTTACCGACACCGGAAGTGTCAAGGTATCTCTATCCCAAAATGAGACAGAGATTTTAATTCAAGTGGTAGATTCAGGAATTGGGATCTCTCCCCAAGAACAAAAAACTATTTTTCAACGATATCATCAAGGCAATCACAGGCGATCGGGAAAAGGCTTAGGTTTATATCTTTGTCAGCAAATTATTAATGCTCATCATGGGGAAATTAAAGTGCGATCGCGAATAGACGAAGGAACTACTTTTACTTTTTCTATTCCCAAGCCTTAA
- a CDS encoding exo-alpha-sialidase, with translation MQLFEAENLTQLVSGAGSRIIDDIYASGDKWVLLDADNVGDYIQFLVPNILAGDYMVEYRYKSFSVRGIVQMSIGNADGNGQVNQGAAENQSVGPNNTYRTIALGAKSFAIDGDYTFRFQTTVVGDQGGYKISVDSITLFPISTIAELEAENLTQLVSGASSRLISDSNASEGNWIILDADNVGDYIQFLVPNILAGDYMIEYRYKSFSVRGIVQMSIGNADGTGQVNQGAAENQSVGPDNTYRTVELGAKSFATDGDYTFRFQTTAVGEQGGYKISVDKITLIPISVTPPSNLSQIVTSATSMRLTWEASPSNVTGYRIERMQGSGSWDWIGDASASQTSFESVGMGANQSWNHRIRAFNDSGVSNYVNADFATTSNHFPAPIGFLIAPKDNIYPRRGEGSIVVKDDLVRYYYGRYQGNGDTAPAAITFQTSNNGGDTWSSEEVLFEPPSGRTYILPSIINLPNENLGLSYADVDTSGNSGRRIFRFSENSGHTWSEPIDISDGVFPRMTGSHDRLIQSNNRLLYPIHTRFQSFGGGHDEQATYVYISDNNGLNWIRKAGPLRNEIDLIGTGNRKDFGFWECAITTTATLDKLLMVGRTDSGFIYKSVSTDNGDTWSEPETTNIVQPKSPPNIARIPGENTLVLIFEPWHEILVDYIRRPVLGSFISNDDGETWENFKIIEYDGGDDGGPTAFHYSSIYFDSNKDAYLTYYGQNDGDFGGSRFRKLPSTWFTT, from the coding sequence ATGCAATTGTTTGAAGCTGAAAATTTAACTCAATTAGTTTCTGGAGCAGGCTCACGCATAATCGACGACATATACGCCAGTGGAGATAAGTGGGTTCTTCTGGATGCAGATAATGTGGGTGACTATATTCAGTTCTTGGTTCCCAATATCTTGGCTGGAGACTATATGGTTGAATACCGATATAAGTCGTTTTCCGTACGGGGTATTGTCCAGATGTCCATTGGTAATGCTGATGGTAATGGTCAAGTAAACCAAGGAGCAGCAGAGAACCAGTCAGTAGGTCCTAATAATACTTACAGAACAATTGCATTAGGAGCTAAATCTTTTGCAATAGATGGGGATTACACATTTCGTTTTCAAACAACTGTTGTTGGCGATCAGGGCGGCTATAAAATCTCTGTTGATTCAATAACTCTATTTCCAATTAGCACTATTGCAGAATTGGAGGCCGAAAATTTAACTCAATTAGTTTCTGGGGCTAGCTCACGCTTAATATCTGATTCTAATGCCAGCGAAGGAAATTGGATCATTCTGGATGCAGATAATGTGGGTGACTATATTCAATTCTTGGTTCCCAATATCTTGGCTGGAGACTATATGATTGAATATCGATATAAGTCGTTTTCCGTAAGAGGCATTGTCCAGATGTCTATTGGTAATGCCGATGGTACTGGTCAAGTAAACCAAGGAGCAGCGGAGAACCAGTCAGTAGGTCCTGATAACACTTACAGAACGGTTGAGTTAGGAGCTAAATCCTTTGCAACAGATGGGGATTACACATTCCGGTTTCAAACAACTGCTGTTGGCGAGCAAGGCGGCTACAAAATCTCTGTTGATAAAATAACCCTAATTCCAATCAGCGTTACTCCTCCATCGAACCTATCACAGATAGTCACTTCAGCTACCAGTATGAGGCTTACCTGGGAAGCCAGTCCCAGTAATGTAACAGGTTATAGAATTGAACGTATGCAAGGTAGCGGAAGCTGGGACTGGATTGGCGATGCCTCTGCTAGTCAAACTAGCTTTGAAAGCGTAGGAATGGGAGCAAATCAGAGTTGGAATCATCGGATTCGAGCCTTTAATGATAGCGGTGTCAGTAATTATGTGAATGCAGATTTTGCGACAACTTCAAATCATTTTCCTGCACCAATCGGCTTTCTTATTGCACCCAAAGATAATATCTATCCTCGACGAGGTGAAGGCTCAATAGTAGTCAAAGATGATTTAGTTAGATATTATTATGGTCGATATCAAGGCAATGGTGACACAGCCCCCGCTGCCATTACTTTTCAAACCTCTAATAATGGTGGAGATACATGGTCATCCGAAGAGGTTCTCTTTGAACCTCCCAGTGGCCGTACATATATCCTTCCCAGCATTATTAATTTACCTAATGAAAATTTGGGCTTATCTTATGCCGATGTAGATACTTCAGGTAATAGTGGAAGGCGCATTTTTAGGTTTTCAGAAAACTCGGGCCATACATGGTCTGAACCGATTGATATTTCAGATGGGGTCTTTCCCCGTATGACTGGTTCTCACGATAGATTAATTCAATCAAATAATCGTTTACTTTACCCGATACATACTAGGTTTCAAAGTTTTGGTGGTGGTCATGATGAACAGGCTACGTATGTTTATATCTCTGATAACAATGGTCTAAACTGGATTAGAAAAGCTGGACCGCTAAGAAATGAAATAGATTTAATTGGAACTGGAAACAGGAAAGATTTTGGATTTTGGGAATGTGCAATTACAACTACTGCTACGCTTGATAAATTGCTTATGGTTGGTAGAACTGATTCAGGCTTTATTTACAAATCTGTCTCTACTGATAATGGAGATACATGGTCTGAACCAGAAACGACCAATATAGTTCAACCAAAATCCCCTCCCAATATTGCAAGAATACCAGGAGAAAACACGTTAGTTTTAATCTTTGAACCCTGGCATGAAATACTTGTTGATTATATTAGAAGACCAGTTTTAGGCTCTTTCATTAGTAATGATGATGGTGAAACATGGGAAAATTTTAAAATAATCGAATATGACGGAGGTGATGATGGAGGCCCTACTGCTTTTCACTATAGCTCAATCTATTTTGATAGCAATAAAGATGCTTATCTAACTTATTATGGGCAAAATGATGGTGATTTTGGAGGTTCAAGATTTAGAAAACTTCCGAGTACTTGGTTTACAACATAA
- a CDS encoding hybrid sensor histidine kinase/response regulator, giving the protein MSEEQFSILLVDDDEVDRLTVKRALKKAGLRALLIEAKKGAEAITKLQPSGNNLVPVPDTNYSSQTVDSTNHIFDLILLDYRLPDIDGLHLIAKIKELNLDLPLIVLTGQGDEELAVEIMKAGAADYLSKAKIEPKSLAKAIENAIRIHRAEQAVRLANQRLRASNELLVLKNQELERQQQQIKLQNIKLQESYNLKSEFLATMSHELRTPMNAIMGFSQLLLRQYPDPLTEQQQNLVRRIFNNSKSLLDMINEMLDFSKIEAGKLEVNSQKFDLNYLVKLTVEELRSLAIQKHLNLAVDIQLEDQFIIQDLNFVKRTLINLVSNAIKFTEAGEVKVKVWSTDETKVAISVTDTGIGIAPEDHEKIFQAFRQGDQSFTRKHSGTGLGLAITQSLVKMMGGKISLDSELGKGATFTVEIPRKYDV; this is encoded by the coding sequence ATGAGTGAGGAGCAGTTTTCAATATTGTTAGTTGATGATGATGAAGTTGATCGCCTGACGGTCAAGCGAGCATTAAAAAAAGCTGGTCTCCGTGCTTTATTGATTGAGGCTAAAAAGGGTGCAGAGGCGATCACCAAACTTCAACCAAGTGGAAATAATTTAGTTCCCGTTCCAGACACTAATTACTCTTCCCAGACAGTTGATTCTACTAATCACATTTTTGACTTAATCTTACTTGATTATCGCCTACCAGATATTGATGGTCTACATTTAATTGCCAAGATTAAAGAGTTAAATCTAGATTTACCTTTAATTGTCTTAACTGGGCAAGGAGATGAAGAGCTCGCTGTCGAGATAATGAAAGCTGGAGCAGCCGACTATCTCTCAAAAGCTAAAATTGAACCGAAAAGTTTGGCTAAAGCAATTGAGAATGCTATTCGTATCCACAGAGCAGAACAAGCAGTACGTTTAGCTAACCAGCGTCTCCGCGCCAGTAATGAATTATTGGTGCTAAAAAACCAGGAATTAGAAAGACAACAGCAGCAAATTAAACTACAGAATATTAAATTACAAGAATCTTATAATTTAAAGTCAGAGTTTTTAGCAACCATGTCTCATGAACTACGAACTCCGATGAATGCGATTATGGGTTTTTCTCAACTGCTATTACGCCAATATCCCGATCCTCTCACTGAGCAACAGCAGAATCTTGTGCGGCGAATTTTTAATAATAGTAAAAGTTTGCTCGATATGATCAATGAAATGTTAGATTTTTCTAAAATTGAAGCGGGAAAACTAGAAGTAAATTCACAAAAGTTTGATTTAAATTATTTAGTTAAGTTGACCGTAGAAGAATTACGTTCTTTAGCTATCCAAAAACATCTTAATTTAGCTGTCGATATTCAATTAGAAGATCAATTCATTATTCAAGACTTAAACTTTGTTAAACGAACTTTAATTAACTTAGTATCTAATGCTATTAAGTTTACCGAAGCTGGAGAAGTAAAGGTAAAAGTTTGGTCAACAGATGAAACTAAAGTTGCAATTTCTGTTACTGATACGGGTATAGGAATTGCACCAGAAGATCACGAAAAAATTTTTCAAGCTTTTCGTCAAGGAGATCAAAGTTTCACTCGAAAACACTCAGGAACTGGTTTGGGTTTAGCAATTACTCAATCCTTAGTCAAAATGATGGGAGGCAAAATTTCATTAGATAGCGAATTGGGCAAAGGAGCGACTTTCACTGTAGAAATCCCTCGTAAGTATGATGTATAA
- a CDS encoding ABC transporter ATP-binding protein, protein MIIDTNPKIDTAQQPNNNSSSDSEVVLSVQGVAKKFCRDLKRSLFYGVQDIAGDLTGLRTKSDRLRAKEFWALDDVTFQLRKGEALGLVGKNGSGKSTLLRIIAGLIKPDLGSVEVKGKVAPLIALGAGFNPILTGRENIYANMSILGLSKKEIDERFDDVVEFAEIGDAIDAPVQTYSSGMAARLGFASAIHTEPDILLIDEVLAVGDLKFRAKCHRKLNELRQKGVAFILVSHNPQSVLSVCNSAVYLIKGKLIVSDAPDVVMNRYEEDLFLGGVETYPGEIIFPKKPKHKSFGLDIIALSFRDIFGNIKDSLKSGEPAYLCIVCHAKNSIRDVIVRVIIREISGGDEVALTLSNHNDKQPFTMSSGENQIQIEMPYVGLKPGIYSMKIILRKAPIFTFDVVESYRFKVEGDGSMSNCIFYQPRAWKVLSKSQQEINKNPENP, encoded by the coding sequence ATGATTATTGATACAAACCCCAAAATTGATACCGCTCAACAGCCAAATAATAACTCCTCTAGCGATAGCGAAGTTGTTCTTTCTGTCCAAGGAGTTGCTAAAAAGTTTTGTCGAGATTTAAAACGTTCTTTATTTTACGGAGTACAAGACATTGCTGGAGATTTAACAGGATTACGAACTAAAAGCGATCGCCTGCGAGCAAAAGAGTTCTGGGCTTTAGATGATGTGACTTTTCAACTGCGTAAAGGAGAAGCTCTAGGACTAGTCGGCAAAAATGGCAGTGGCAAATCAACTTTGCTACGGATTATTGCCGGTTTAATCAAACCCGATCTTGGCTCTGTTGAAGTAAAAGGTAAAGTAGCACCGCTAATTGCTTTAGGAGCAGGTTTTAATCCTATCTTGACAGGAAGAGAGAATATCTATGCCAATATGTCAATTTTGGGTTTATCTAAAAAAGAAATTGACGAGAGATTTGATGATGTAGTTGAGTTTGCCGAAATTGGTGACGCGATTGACGCACCTGTGCAAACCTATAGTTCTGGTATGGCTGCGCGGTTAGGTTTTGCTAGTGCGATTCATACAGAACCAGATATTTTATTGATTGATGAAGTGCTAGCTGTAGGAGATCTAAAATTTAGAGCTAAGTGTCATCGCAAATTGAATGAGCTACGCCAGAAGGGTGTAGCTTTTATCTTAGTTTCTCATAATCCACAATCAGTACTATCTGTATGTAATTCTGCAGTTTACCTAATCAAGGGAAAATTGATTGTATCTGACGCTCCAGACGTAGTCATGAATCGATATGAAGAAGACTTATTTTTAGGAGGGGTAGAAACATATCCAGGAGAAATAATATTTCCAAAAAAACCCAAACATAAGAGTTTCGGTTTAGATATTATTGCACTTTCATTTAGGGATATTTTTGGTAATATCAAAGATTCACTAAAAAGTGGTGAACCAGCCTATCTTTGTATAGTTTGCCATGCCAAAAATAGTATTAGAGATGTCATAGTACGGGTGATAATTAGAGAAATTTCTGGAGGTGACGAAGTAGCTTTGACGCTGAGTAACCATAATGATAAACAACCGTTTACTATGTCATCAGGAGAAAATCAAATACAAATAGAGATGCCATATGTGGGCTTAAAACCTGGCATCTATTCGATGAAAATTATTTTGAGGAAAGCTCCGATATTTACCTTTGATGTTGTGGAGTCTTATAGATTTAAGGTGGAAGGAGATGGAAGTATGAGTAATTGCATATTTTATCAACCAAGAGCGTGGAAAGTTCTAAGCAAAAGCCAGCAAGAAATCAATAAAAATCCTGAAAATCCTTGA
- a CDS encoding ABC transporter permease — MNSLIKRKKRRKLIKTVYTPESQMRRPKKLLGLMWRDLLGSRELAWRLLIRDISAKYRQSFLGIFWAIIPPIITAAGFTLAKNGGVINLGNTELPYPAYVMFSMTLWQTFVESLQGPVQAVTQAKAMMAKINFPREALIMAKLGEVFFNFGIKLILIIGLFIWFKMPVTWSVILAPVALIHLVMLGTFFGLLLAPMGALYKDFSMGLTLATSWWLFITPVVYPVPNEGIFGTIVQFNPVTPLLVTTRELATTGLVSNPQGFWLASIFAMLGLFLTWIFYRVAMPYVVERISS; from the coding sequence ATGAATTCTCTTATCAAACGAAAAAAAAGACGTAAATTAATTAAAACTGTTTACACTCCTGAAAGTCAAATGCGTCGTCCTAAGAAATTATTGGGATTGATGTGGCGAGATTTACTGGGCTCTAGAGAACTAGCATGGCGATTATTAATTAGAGATATTAGTGCCAAATACCGTCAATCTTTCTTAGGTATTTTTTGGGCCATAATTCCGCCAATTATAACCGCAGCTGGCTTTACCTTGGCTAAAAATGGGGGAGTAATTAATTTAGGTAATACGGAACTGCCGTATCCAGCCTATGTCATGTTTAGTATGACACTGTGGCAAACCTTTGTGGAATCATTGCAAGGACCAGTGCAAGCTGTTACCCAAGCCAAAGCAATGATGGCAAAAATTAACTTTCCCCGTGAAGCATTAATTATGGCTAAGTTGGGTGAAGTATTTTTTAACTTTGGAATTAAGCTGATATTAATAATTGGGTTATTTATTTGGTTTAAAATGCCTGTTACTTGGAGCGTAATCTTAGCTCCTGTAGCTTTGATTCACTTAGTGATGCTGGGAACATTTTTTGGTCTTCTTCTGGCGCCTATGGGAGCATTATACAAAGATTTTTCTATGGGTTTGACTTTGGCCACTAGCTGGTGGCTGTTTATTACCCCAGTTGTTTATCCAGTACCCAATGAAGGTATATTTGGCACAATAGTACAATTCAATCCTGTTACTCCTTTATTAGTTACTACCAGGGAGTTAGCAACTACTGGTCTGGTTTCTAATCCTCAAGGATTTTGGTTGGCGAGCATTTTTGCCATGCTGGGATTGTTTTTGACTTGGATTTTTTATCGAGTAGCAATGCCTTATGTAGTTGAGAGGATTAGTTCATAG
- a CDS encoding polysaccharide pyruvyl transferase family protein has translation MNILLVDDNRDIPNWGCRATSISLHQLLSQENSITATIDKRTVNQGQLPRGKIKHLSKFTDLLNIKLREDFLSEDPAQSLSQLFKLKEKNQALKSIYEKVSSVEIVVINGEGSMIFTTPPRTDLKFQLMMIELANFLNKPVYYVNAMVSDCPVSGRNALTFKVAIKTLLKCHGISFRDNYSYEMIKDYVSDVNCKMIPDALFSWQERYQFGEKNYLPDNGDFIIPFSESDKYLGKLDFSQPYICIGGSSLAARNHAKAILVYKKLVETIKKLGLNVYLVTTCNGDRFLEKIAELTETPIVPVHVPILMGASVLANARLFISGRYHPSILASLGGTPCIFLGSNSHKTKSLQSVLEYEKIREFDVFPEAEECDEILYLAKDLINRGDSLRQSIKHVVSKRAEESREVIELINSQLNAIPSHR, from the coding sequence ATGAATATACTTCTTGTTGACGATAATAGAGACATTCCCAATTGGGGATGCCGTGCTACAAGTATAAGCTTACACCAATTACTATCTCAAGAAAATAGTATTACTGCAACAATTGATAAAAGAACTGTCAATCAGGGACAATTACCAAGAGGGAAAATAAAACATTTATCTAAGTTTACGGATTTATTAAATATTAAGCTTAGAGAAGATTTTTTAAGTGAAGATCCAGCTCAAAGTTTGAGTCAGCTTTTTAAGCTTAAAGAAAAAAATCAGGCTTTGAAATCAATTTACGAAAAAGTATCATCAGTAGAAATAGTTGTTATTAATGGTGAGGGTAGTATGATATTTACTACTCCTCCTAGAACAGACTTAAAGTTTCAACTTATGATGATAGAATTGGCTAATTTTTTAAACAAGCCAGTTTATTATGTTAATGCTATGGTTTCTGACTGTCCTGTTAGTGGTCGTAATGCATTAACTTTTAAAGTTGCAATTAAAACACTTTTAAAATGTCATGGTATTTCTTTCAGAGATAATTATTCATATGAAATGATTAAAGATTATGTTTCTGATGTCAACTGTAAAATGATTCCAGACGCCCTTTTTAGCTGGCAAGAACGATATCAATTTGGAGAGAAAAATTACCTTCCAGACAACGGTGATTTCATCATTCCATTTTCAGAGTCAGATAAATATTTGGGAAAACTAGATTTTTCCCAGCCATATATATGTATCGGTGGTAGTTCTCTTGCTGCTCGTAATCATGCAAAAGCTATTCTTGTTTATAAAAAATTAGTAGAAACAATCAAAAAATTAGGCTTGAATGTTTATTTGGTTACAACTTGTAACGGAGATAGGTTTCTGGAGAAAATAGCGGAACTAACAGAGACCCCAATAGTACCTGTTCATGTTCCTATTCTAATGGGAGCTTCTGTTTTAGCTAATGCTCGACTATTTATATCAGGACGTTATCATCCGTCTATTTTAGCTTCATTAGGTGGAACACCTTGTATATTTCTTGGCTCTAACTCTCATAAAACGAAAAGCTTACAAAGCGTACTTGAATATGAAAAAATCAGGGAATTTGATGTTTTTCCTGAAGCTGAGGAGTGTGATGAGATTTTGTACTTAGCAAAAGATTTAATTAATCGAGGAGATAGTCTTCGACAATCTATTAAACACGTTGTCAGTAAGCGAGCAGAGGAATCTAGAGAAGTTATTGAGCTTATAAATTCTCAGCTCAATGCAATCCCGTCTCATAGATAA